The following are from one region of the bacterium genome:
- a CDS encoding FCD domain-containing protein — MPTERELADALGVNRTSLRERLAALESLGLIRRTQGSGTYLSMPDPAFVQLYFEMALKLHYFTLEQLEQARELLERELAYAAAQHATPEDAAALSRAAARLGAAETAEEGAVADYDFHLALARASHNPVLLLIIEGLASVLLPVLQYRNRVAHMSPEADARLTAVHFPILEAVRAHDPAAAAGAVDAHFRAWNEEYARAFPEAPDEFQSTSD, encoded by the coding sequence TTGCCCACCGAACGAGAACTCGCCGATGCGTTGGGTGTTAACCGCACCTCTCTTCGGGAACGTCTCGCGGCGCTCGAAAGCCTCGGCCTAATTCGGCGAACACAGGGGAGCGGAACGTATCTTTCGATGCCGGATCCTGCGTTCGTTCAGCTCTACTTCGAAATGGCGCTGAAACTCCACTACTTCACGCTTGAGCAGCTTGAACAAGCCCGCGAGCTCCTCGAACGTGAACTGGCGTATGCCGCCGCGCAGCACGCAACGCCCGAGGATGCCGCCGCGCTGAGCCGTGCAGCGGCGCGGCTCGGCGCGGCCGAGACGGCGGAGGAGGGCGCTGTAGCGGACTACGACTTCCACCTTGCGCTAGCCCGAGCATCGCATAACCCCGTGTTGTTGTTGATAATCGAAGGACTCGCTTCTGTGCTTTTGCCGGTGCTCCAGTATCGCAACCGAGTGGCTCACATGTCACCCGAAGCCGATGCCCGGTTGACGGCCGTCCATTTTCCCATCCTCGAGGCAGTCCGCGCTCACGACCCAGCGGCGGCCGCCGGTGCCGTCGATGCGCATTTCCGAGCGTGGAATGAGGAATACGCGAGAGCATTTCCGGAGGCTCCCGATGAGTTTCAGTCCACGTCGGACTAG
- a CDS encoding aminotransferase class IV — translation MLPVSEQERVPKVSSSERVVFLNDKFVAEHEAALSIFDRGVLYGDAVFETAFAWDGRIFKLDRHLERLRQSLQVVCIELPMTFTALREAIVETVRRNQLQNAYIKWLVTRGTGPMLSFDLRKCEPSVIVFARDYLYLMDPAKAAQGISVNIPKTRRIPQECLDPRVKSVNYLSFVVARIEATRAGYDETILLDMAGRLTEASGYNLFVVKNGGIATPSEGVLEGVTRETILDLCAELRIPATARSLTPYDAYTADEVFLTSTAGGLVPVRAIDGRQVGTGQPGPVFYRLKDAYEALIASGTHGTPIYS, via the coding sequence ATGTTACCTGTGAGCGAGCAGGAACGCGTTCCCAAGGTATCGTCGTCAGAACGGGTTGTGTTCTTGAACGACAAGTTTGTCGCGGAACACGAGGCGGCTCTTTCGATTTTTGATCGCGGCGTGCTATACGGTGACGCCGTGTTCGAGACGGCGTTCGCCTGGGACGGCAGGATTTTCAAGCTGGATCGGCACCTTGAGCGCCTGCGGCAATCGCTTCAGGTCGTCTGCATCGAACTGCCGATGACGTTCACCGCGCTACGGGAGGCTATCGTCGAGACCGTCCGCCGCAACCAACTCCAGAATGCCTACATCAAGTGGCTGGTGACCCGCGGGACCGGCCCGATGCTCTCCTTCGATCTACGCAAGTGCGAGCCGAGTGTGATCGTCTTTGCGCGAGACTACCTCTACCTCATGGATCCCGCGAAGGCGGCTCAGGGGATTTCCGTCAACATCCCCAAAACGAGACGGATTCCTCAGGAGTGCCTAGACCCGCGCGTCAAGAGCGTCAACTACCTGAGTTTCGTCGTGGCGCGAATTGAGGCGACCCGCGCCGGATACGATGAAACGATTTTGCTCGACATGGCTGGACGATTGACGGAAGCCTCCGGGTACAACCTTTTTGTCGTCAAGAACGGCGGGATTGCCACGCCGTCGGAGGGAGTCCTCGAGGGCGTGACGCGGGAGACCATCCTCGATCTCTGCGCCGAGTTGCGCATCCCAGCGACGGCCCGGTCGCTCACTCCCTACGACGCGTACACGGCGGACGAGGTGTTCCTGACCAGTACGGCCGGCGGGCTGGTACCGGTTCGGGCGATTGACGGTCGCCAGGTGGGCACCGGACAACCCGGGCCGGTCTTCTACCGGCTTAAGGACGCATACGAGGCACTGATCGCGAGCGGCACTCACGGTACGCCAATTTATTCCTAA
- a CDS encoding transporter substrate-binding domain-containing protein, which yields MDLRLRRLALRTLLVTGILAMGSLLAFASVVDEFGTSGPILGVSFTGGDGSYKRAVQNGVRLIIASDFPWTYQDPKTHEFAGIDVDVLRDAVRRLGISKVSIQLVAPDAMVPTLLSNRGDVIGDNIHENPKRLKVIAFTGPAYWYGGGVAVFKGNPKSVHSWADLSGKVVSTYRGTFYQPILEARKDIKEIKLYTTSEAEFADLSAGRIDVAVDDFMKIKQVIKNNPGLNIELTDVRIPPAQELGYARYALRKQDVDLNSALSRALEEMRADGTIMKFIVKGGLPASYVFNYPVPTQ from the coding sequence ATGGATCTGCGGCTACGAAGACTGGCCCTGAGGACTCTGCTCGTAACTGGGATCCTCGCAATGGGCTCGTTATTGGCGTTTGCCAGCGTAGTAGACGAATTCGGGACCTCGGGACCCATTCTCGGAGTTTCCTTCACCGGCGGCGACGGGTCGTACAAGCGCGCGGTACAAAATGGAGTCAGGCTCATTATTGCCTCCGATTTTCCCTGGACATACCAGGACCCCAAGACTCACGAGTTTGCCGGAATCGACGTCGACGTTCTAAGGGACGCCGTCCGACGCCTGGGAATCTCGAAGGTGTCGATTCAGCTGGTGGCCCCCGATGCGATGGTTCCGACGCTCCTGTCCAACCGTGGCGATGTCATAGGCGATAATATTCACGAGAATCCGAAGCGGTTGAAGGTAATTGCATTTACCGGCCCAGCCTACTGGTACGGCGGCGGTGTCGCCGTCTTCAAAGGCAACCCGAAAAGTGTTCACTCTTGGGCGGATCTCTCCGGAAAGGTTGTTTCCACATATCGGGGCACATTCTATCAGCCCATCTTAGAGGCGCGAAAAGACATCAAAGAAATAAAGCTGTATACGACGAGTGAAGCAGAATTCGCGGATCTCTCGGCGGGGCGCATCGATGTGGCGGTTGACGATTTCATGAAGATCAAGCAAGTGATCAAAAACAACCCGGGCCTCAATATCGAACTGACGGATGTACGCATCCCACCCGCGCAGGAACTGGGCTACGCGCGCTATGCTCTTCGCAAACAAGATGTGGACCTCAACTCGGCGCTCTCTCGAGCGCTTGAAGAGATGCGGGCCGATGGCACGATCATGAAGTTCATCGTGAAGGGTGGATTGCCCGCCAGCTACGTTTTCAATTATCCCGTCCCGACTCAGTAG
- a CDS encoding amino acid ABC transporter permease: MLRNFVSLFDFRASVGYLPDLAKGALVSVELTVTVMALSLVFGLFVALARITRLKSIRAVATIYMELIRGTPALLQLFYVYFVLPVFGIRFPPFTAGVIGLTLNYSAYLSEVYRAGIQAVAKGQLEAAQALGMSRMTTMRLIILPQAIRIVVPPLGNYFIGLFKDTALASIITVKELFFSGQIVSSVNYQYFTVFTLIGLFYLALSYPGSLGVQFLERRLRIGTRRQPPASTARVPQEAV; encoded by the coding sequence ATGTTGCGGAATTTCGTCTCCTTGTTCGACTTCCGCGCTTCGGTGGGCTATTTGCCGGATCTGGCCAAAGGCGCACTGGTTAGTGTCGAACTGACAGTGACGGTCATGGCGCTCAGCCTCGTTTTCGGGTTATTCGTCGCCTTGGCGCGCATTACTCGACTCAAATCAATTCGGGCTGTGGCGACCATTTACATGGAGCTTATCCGCGGCACGCCGGCCCTGCTGCAGCTATTTTACGTGTACTTTGTGCTGCCCGTGTTTGGGATCCGATTCCCGCCGTTCACCGCCGGGGTAATCGGCCTGACCCTGAACTACTCGGCATATCTGTCCGAAGTGTACCGGGCCGGGATTCAAGCAGTGGCGAAGGGTCAACTCGAGGCGGCGCAAGCTCTGGGGATGTCCCGGATGACGACGATGCGCTTGATTATCCTCCCGCAGGCGATCCGCATCGTCGTGCCGCCGCTGGGTAACTACTTCATCGGTCTCTTCAAGGACACCGCCCTCGCATCCATCATCACGGTGAAAGAACTCTTCTTTTCGGGGCAGATCGTGTCCTCGGTTAACTACCAGTACTTCACCGTGTTTACGCTGATCGGGCTGTTTTACCTGGCGTTGTCCTACCCAGGATCTTTGGGTGTGCAGTTCTTGGAGCGTCGTCTGCGGATCGGGACGCGTCGACAACCCCCCGCATCCACGGCTCGCGTGCCGCAGGAGGCCGTCTGA
- a CDS encoding amino acid ABC transporter ATP-binding protein, which produces MIRLEQVSKWYGRHQVLRDVTLEVTKGEVVCIIGPSGSGKTTLLRCVNHLERIDGGTIYIEGTPVYRFTRSGVVRVDPDHRIEALRSQVGMVFQSFNLFPHFTALENIMVAPVHVRREPRDAARVSALDLLAKVGLSDKVDAYPHELSGGQQQRVAIARALAMRPKVMMFDEVTSALDPELVGEVLRVMRQLAADGMTMLVVTHEMGFARDVADRVVFMADGIVIEEGTPQQIFAAPRNERTRQFLRSIRERDESLGNQRVSTLNDA; this is translated from the coding sequence ATGATCCGGTTAGAGCAGGTCAGCAAGTGGTACGGCCGGCATCAGGTCCTGCGCGACGTGACGTTGGAGGTAACCAAAGGCGAGGTCGTATGTATCATTGGACCTTCGGGCTCCGGAAAGACAACCCTCCTGCGCTGCGTCAATCATCTCGAGCGCATTGACGGCGGAACGATCTATATCGAGGGTACTCCGGTTTACCGATTCACGCGAAGCGGCGTGGTGCGAGTGGATCCCGACCATCGGATCGAAGCGCTCCGCTCTCAAGTGGGAATGGTGTTCCAGTCGTTCAACTTGTTCCCGCATTTCACGGCACTGGAGAACATCATGGTGGCTCCCGTACACGTCCGTCGAGAGCCACGCGACGCGGCACGAGTCAGCGCGCTCGATCTTCTGGCCAAGGTCGGGCTGTCTGACAAGGTCGACGCGTATCCTCATGAGCTCAGCGGCGGACAGCAGCAGCGAGTGGCGATTGCGCGAGCACTGGCGATGCGCCCCAAGGTGATGATGTTTGATGAGGTGACGTCGGCCCTGGATCCTGAACTCGTCGGAGAAGTACTCCGGGTCATGCGTCAACTTGCCGCGGACGGGATGACCATGCTCGTGGTCACTCACGAGATGGGGTTCGCGCGTGATGTCGCCGACCGCGTCGTGTTCATGGCTGACGGGATTGTGATTGAAGAAGGGACTCCTCAACAGATCTTCGCCGCCCCGAGGAACGAGCGCACACGACAGTTCCTGCGCTCTATTCGCGAGCGAGACGAGTCGTTGGGAAATCAGCGAGTTTCGACGCTGAACGACGCATAG
- a CDS encoding lipoyl domain-containing protein gives MFTEEPEIELAAWLVDDGSTVAEGQPIAQVMTAKVTVEVPAPAAGRLRIECQPGQLLRRGGRLGVIISE, from the coding sequence TTGTTCACTGAGGAGCCGGAGATTGAGTTGGCGGCCTGGCTGGTTGACGACGGGTCGACCGTGGCTGAAGGACAGCCGATCGCCCAGGTCATGACGGCCAAAGTCACGGTGGAGGTCCCGGCGCCCGCCGCGGGTCGTCTCCGGATCGAGTGCCAACCTGGTCAGCTGCTTCGCCGTGGTGGCCGGCTCGGGGTGATTATCAGTGAGTGA
- a CDS encoding thiamine pyrophosphate-dependent dehydrogenase E1 component subunit alpha: MSDATLLRAEWLPRYGAQAWGLMSLIREIENRLAGYLQRGYIRGSTHPSVGMEAVAVGVSLNLQAADLITSTHRGHGHCLAKGAEPERVLAELFGRSSGYCGGKGGSMHLAARELGILGTNGIVGASVGLATGAALAARQRATGRVAAAYFGEGGINQGIFHEALNLAAIWKLPCIYVCENNHYAQSSPVEEMASVRDLSIRAHAYGIPGVNVDGMDVYAVWTAAHEAVARAQRGEGPTLIIADTYRFLGHMVGDTEMYRSATERDSWKGRDPITRLETELINAGVASDRSLNEMQGAIAACVDVAERNALAAPEPAPEEAYQGVYGGVSP; the protein is encoded by the coding sequence GTGAGTGACGCGACGCTGCTACGGGCGGAGTGGCTGCCACGGTACGGCGCCCAGGCGTGGGGCTTGATGTCTCTCATTCGAGAGATCGAGAACCGGCTTGCGGGGTACTTGCAACGCGGCTATATCCGTGGATCGACGCACCCCTCTGTCGGCATGGAAGCCGTCGCGGTCGGCGTCAGTCTCAATTTGCAAGCAGCGGACCTGATTACGAGCACCCATCGCGGCCACGGGCATTGTCTTGCCAAAGGGGCCGAGCCGGAACGTGTGCTGGCCGAACTGTTCGGGCGCTCGTCCGGGTACTGCGGGGGCAAAGGCGGCTCAATGCATTTGGCGGCCCGTGAACTCGGCATCCTAGGCACGAACGGGATCGTGGGTGCGAGCGTGGGCTTGGCCACCGGAGCCGCGCTGGCCGCGCGACAGCGAGCGACGGGACGGGTTGCGGCCGCATACTTCGGCGAAGGCGGGATCAACCAAGGAATCTTCCACGAGGCGCTCAATCTCGCGGCGATCTGGAAGCTCCCGTGTATTTACGTGTGTGAGAACAATCACTACGCCCAATCGTCGCCGGTGGAAGAAATGGCGAGCGTGCGGGACCTGTCCATCCGCGCGCACGCGTACGGGATTCCTGGCGTGAACGTCGACGGCATGGACGTCTACGCGGTCTGGACGGCGGCCCACGAGGCAGTGGCGCGCGCTCAGCGTGGCGAGGGTCCCACGCTAATTATCGCCGACACCTATCGATTTCTCGGACACATGGTGGGTGATACCGAGATGTATCGATCGGCGACGGAGCGCGATTCGTGGAAAGGACGGGATCCAATCACGCGACTAGAGACCGAGCTCATTAACGCCGGCGTCGCAAGCGACCGGTCGCTCAACGAGATGCAGGGTGCCATTGCCGCGTGCGTAGACGTCGCGGAGAGGAACGCGTTGGCCGCCCCCGAGCCGGCGCCAGAGGAAGCGTATCAAGGGGTCTATGGAGGCGTCTCGCCGTGA
- a CDS encoding transketolase C-terminal domain-containing protein — MNETLLWRALNESLRSILAEDDRVFVMGEDLSRWGSGGGIYGVTRGLLAEFGPDRVRETPISEEGILAAAVGAALGGCRPVVEIMYSDFSLLGFDPIVNQAAKIRYMFGGQFDVPLVVRTPTGWAPGKAAQHTQSLDTLFAHIPGLEVVVPSTPDDAYGLLRSAVASPNPTIFLEHKQLYNVRGPLTRSATPLGKANIIRSGQDATVVATQFMVHRSLSVADRMRAEGVELEIVDLRTLYPLDLETVIASARKTRHALVCHEAPLLYGFGGELASAISAACWRDLDAPVQRVGGARAPMPYAAALEKEVIPSEATIEAGIRAVLREGRGEQMSISG; from the coding sequence GTGAACGAGACCTTGCTCTGGCGCGCTCTCAACGAGAGCCTGCGGTCCATCCTGGCCGAGGACGACCGGGTCTTCGTCATGGGCGAGGACCTGTCCCGGTGGGGGTCGGGCGGCGGCATCTACGGGGTGACGCGCGGGCTGCTGGCTGAATTCGGGCCCGATCGCGTTCGAGAAACCCCAATCAGTGAAGAGGGCATTTTGGCCGCGGCGGTGGGCGCGGCGCTCGGCGGCTGCCGGCCAGTTGTGGAAATCATGTACTCTGATTTCTCGCTGCTCGGGTTTGATCCGATTGTCAATCAAGCTGCGAAAATTCGGTACATGTTCGGAGGCCAGTTTGATGTCCCGCTCGTGGTTCGGACACCGACGGGGTGGGCGCCCGGAAAGGCCGCCCAGCATACCCAGTCGCTCGACACCCTCTTTGCCCATATCCCGGGGCTCGAGGTGGTCGTCCCATCCACCCCGGACGACGCGTACGGGCTCCTTCGGTCCGCCGTCGCCAGTCCAAACCCCACGATTTTCCTCGAGCACAAGCAGCTGTACAACGTCCGTGGCCCGCTCACAAGAAGCGCAACGCCGCTTGGGAAGGCCAACATCATCCGGAGCGGGCAAGACGCGACGGTCGTGGCGACGCAGTTCATGGTGCATCGCAGCCTCAGCGTGGCCGATCGAATGCGCGCCGAGGGCGTCGAACTCGAAATCGTGGACCTGCGCACGCTGTATCCCCTTGATCTGGAGACCGTGATCGCATCTGCGCGCAAGACGCGGCATGCGCTGGTGTGCCATGAAGCACCGCTGCTCTATGGCTTCGGCGGCGAGCTCGCATCGGCGATCTCCGCCGCCTGCTGGCGCGATCTCGACGCGCCGGTCCAACGCGTGGGCGGGGCCAGAGCGCCGATGCCCTATGCGGCGGCGCTCGAGAAGGAAGTGATTCCGTCGGAAGCCACGATCGAAGCCGGCATACGCGCGGTCCTCCGCGAGGGACGCGGCGAGCAGATGTCGATCAGCGGCTGA
- the metC gene encoding cystathionine beta-lyase — MKPDTALAHAGGDPQNRFGIVNPPVYRASTVLFRTVEDFERRAERKYTGFWYGTHGTPTTFALTEALAELSGGHKSLVTSSGLSAIAQALTAFLRQGDHVLVADSVYGPTRLFCTSVLARFGVDVTFYDPDAGLEIAALMRPTTKVVYAEAPGSLTFDMQDIPAIAKVAHAHGAVLIFDNTWATPLNFRSFDHGVDVELQAATKYLAGHSDLLLGVITTRSECLFRAVRDGVEEFGDCVAPDLCYETLRGLRTLAVRLRHHERSAIQIAEWLSSRPEVSRVLHPALPSDRGHDLWKRDFLGASSLFGVLLRSESEPAAAAMLDGLRLFKIGASFGGFESLIIPARPAEHRTARPWRESGILLRLHVGLEAVEDLILDLQHGFDRLSARLRADRSGPATRRSSVPS, encoded by the coding sequence ATGAAACCTGATACGGCCCTGGCACACGCCGGCGGGGACCCGCAGAACCGCTTCGGCATTGTGAATCCACCGGTGTATCGAGCGTCGACCGTGCTCTTTCGCACCGTGGAGGATTTCGAACGGCGGGCGGAGCGCAAGTACACGGGGTTTTGGTATGGCACGCATGGCACGCCAACCACGTTCGCGCTGACCGAGGCACTCGCCGAGCTCTCGGGCGGCCACAAGTCGCTTGTCACATCGTCTGGTCTCTCCGCGATCGCGCAAGCCCTGACCGCGTTCCTTCGGCAAGGGGACCACGTGTTGGTGGCGGACAGCGTCTATGGCCCGACTCGCCTTTTCTGCACCTCGGTGCTGGCGCGCTTCGGCGTTGACGTGACGTTCTATGATCCGGATGCTGGCTTGGAAATCGCCGCGCTCATGCGGCCGACCACCAAAGTGGTCTACGCGGAAGCCCCAGGGTCCCTGACATTCGACATGCAGGATATACCGGCAATCGCGAAAGTGGCCCACGCGCACGGGGCGGTGCTGATTTTCGACAACACGTGGGCCACGCCCCTTAACTTCCGCTCGTTCGATCACGGGGTCGACGTAGAGCTTCAAGCGGCCACTAAATATCTGGCGGGCCACTCAGATCTCCTGCTCGGCGTAATTACGACTCGATCTGAATGTCTTTTCCGCGCGGTGAGAGACGGCGTAGAAGAATTTGGCGACTGTGTCGCGCCTGATCTTTGCTACGAGACCCTCCGCGGACTGCGCACATTGGCAGTTCGCCTTCGTCACCACGAACGCTCCGCGATCCAAATCGCAGAGTGGCTCTCGTCGCGGCCCGAGGTGTCCCGCGTGCTTCACCCGGCACTCCCCAGCGATCGCGGACATGATCTCTGGAAGCGAGACTTCCTTGGCGCTTCAAGTCTATTCGGCGTGCTCCTGCGATCCGAGTCCGAACCCGCAGCCGCTGCGATGCTTGATGGTCTTCGACTGTTCAAGATCGGTGCCAGCTTCGGCGGATTCGAGAGCCTCATCATCCCTGCGCGTCCGGCAGAACACCGTACTGCGCGGCCGTGGCGGGAATCGGGGATTCTGCTGCGGCTGCATGTTGGGCTTGAGGCCGTGGAGGATTTAATTCTGGACCTCCAGCACGGATTCGATCGTCTCAGCGCCCGGTTGCGCGCGGATCGGTCTGGTCCAGCGACGCGCCGAAGTTCGGTCCCTTCCTAA
- a CDS encoding VOC family protein yields the protein MALVDRLDHIVLTVRDIEATCAFYSNVLGMRPVVFDGDHWALHFGSQKINLHRTGHEFEPKAERATPGAADLCFITLTQMDVVVAHLQAHQVRVIEGPGPQVGAIGQLTSVYFHDPDGNLIEISNYDQPNMVTESCNARSRESGAQ from the coding sequence ATGGCACTTGTTGATCGTCTGGACCATATCGTGCTCACCGTCCGAGACATCGAGGCAACCTGCGCCTTCTACTCTAACGTGCTTGGGATGAGGCCTGTCGTGTTCGATGGAGATCACTGGGCGCTGCATTTTGGTTCTCAAAAAATCAACTTGCATAGGACAGGCCACGAATTCGAACCGAAAGCCGAGCGTGCGACCCCGGGGGCGGCCGATTTGTGCTTCATCACTCTCACCCAAATGGATGTCGTCGTAGCGCATCTCCAAGCCCATCAGGTCAGGGTAATTGAGGGACCCGGACCCCAGGTCGGCGCCATCGGGCAGCTCACCTCTGTATATTTCCACGACCCTGACGGAAACCTAATCGAGATCTCCAATTACGACCAACCAAACATGGTCACAGAATCTTGCAACGCTCGATCAAGGGAGTCGGGAGCGCAGTGA